One genomic window of Prochlorococcus marinus CUG1416 includes the following:
- the speA gene encoding biosynthetic arginine decarboxylase, whose product MTNFEPKKLKNIWTIEDSISTYNIDKWGDKYFSINSKGNISVTKDIKSEKKIDLFKLVKELKSREINPPLIIRFNDILKDRINALHDAFSKAIKNYKYKNIYQGVFPVKCNQQKNVLEKIIEFGSQWNFGLEVGSKSELLIGLALLENQNSLLICNGYKDKKYIEIATLARKLGKNPIIVIEQRDEVKRIIQAVQELNATPLIGIRAKLSSKSSGRWGKSIGDNSKFGLSIPEIMLTIKELKEANLINEMKLLHFHIGSQISDIAVIKDALQEASQIYVELCKLGAPMQYIDVGGGLGIDFDGTKTSSNTSTNYSLQNYANDVIATIKDSCELNNIKHPTIISESGRAIISHCSVLIFNVLGTSHVSSKLQIIDQKDQQLIISNLLETFYELKKLKNKKINLSQIIELWNDAKKFKEDCLVAFRLGFLSLAERAYAEELTWACAQEISNNLNNDEINHPDLAEITETLASTYYANISIFKSIPDSWAINQIFPILPIHRHLEEPFCKGNFADLTCDSDGKLNNFIDDGKIKSLLNLHKPEQDKDYLIGIFMTGAYQEALGNLHNLFGSTNVVHIDINQDNSYKVKNIIKEDSKSEILQLLDYSSASLVESIRINTESAIDQQKLTIEEARKLMDQIEISLRKSSYLSE is encoded by the coding sequence TTGACCAATTTTGAACCAAAAAAATTAAAAAATATTTGGACTATTGAAGATAGTATTTCGACTTACAACATAGACAAATGGGGGGATAAATATTTTTCTATAAATTCCAAAGGAAATATATCAGTAACTAAAGATATAAAATCTGAAAAAAAGATTGATCTTTTCAAGCTTGTCAAAGAACTTAAAAGTAGAGAAATCAATCCTCCATTAATCATAAGATTTAACGATATCTTAAAAGATCGAATAAATGCACTACATGATGCTTTTTCAAAAGCAATAAAAAACTACAAATATAAGAATATCTATCAAGGCGTTTTTCCTGTCAAATGTAATCAACAAAAAAATGTATTGGAAAAGATAATAGAGTTTGGTAGTCAGTGGAATTTTGGTTTAGAAGTAGGAAGTAAATCAGAACTATTAATTGGCCTTGCACTTCTTGAAAACCAAAATTCATTATTGATATGCAACGGATATAAAGATAAAAAATATATTGAGATTGCTACTTTGGCCAGAAAACTCGGTAAAAATCCAATAATAGTTATTGAACAACGAGATGAGGTAAAAAGAATTATTCAAGCAGTTCAAGAACTTAACGCGACTCCATTGATAGGAATTAGAGCAAAGTTATCAAGTAAAAGTAGTGGTAGATGGGGAAAATCTATTGGAGATAATTCCAAATTTGGATTATCAATCCCAGAAATTATGTTGACAATAAAAGAACTTAAAGAAGCAAATCTTATAAACGAAATGAAATTGCTCCATTTTCATATAGGAAGTCAAATAAGTGATATTGCTGTGATCAAAGACGCATTACAAGAAGCGAGTCAAATATATGTTGAACTATGTAAACTAGGAGCCCCAATGCAATATATCGACGTAGGGGGGGGATTAGGGATAGATTTTGATGGAACTAAAACCTCCTCCAACACCTCTACTAATTATTCTCTTCAAAATTATGCTAACGATGTAATTGCAACCATTAAAGATTCATGTGAATTAAATAATATCAAGCATCCAACCATAATCTCAGAAAGTGGAAGAGCAATAATTAGTCATTGTTCAGTTTTAATTTTTAATGTCTTGGGAACTAGCCATGTCAGTTCCAAACTACAAATTATTGATCAAAAAGATCAACAATTAATCATTTCAAATTTACTTGAAACTTTCTATGAATTAAAAAAACTTAAAAATAAAAAAATAAATTTATCTCAAATAATTGAACTATGGAATGATGCAAAAAAGTTTAAAGAAGATTGCTTAGTTGCCTTTAGATTAGGATTTTTAAGTTTAGCAGAAAGAGCTTATGCCGAAGAACTTACCTGGGCTTGCGCACAAGAAATTTCTAATAACCTGAATAATGATGAAATCAATCACCCTGATTTAGCTGAAATTACAGAAACTCTTGCGTCAACTTATTATGCAAATATATCAATCTTTAAATCTATTCCAGATAGCTGGGCAATCAATCAGATATTTCCAATTTTACCAATACATAGGCACTTAGAAGAGCCTTTCTGCAAAGGCAACTTTGCAGATTTAACTTGTGATTCAGATGGGAAACTAAATAATTTTATTGATGATGGAAAAATTAAATCATTACTAAATTTACATAAGCCAGAGCAAGATAAAGATTATCTAATTGGAATTTTTATGACTGGAGCCTATCAAGAAGCATTAGGAAACTTGCACAATTTGTTTGGCAGTACAAACGTTGTTCATATAGATATAAATCAAGATAATTCATATAAGG
- the ndk gene encoding nucleoside-diphosphate kinase, protein MTKERTFIAIKPDGVQRGYVAEIIGRFEKKGFKLVGLKQLIPSKDLAQNHYGVHRERPFFGNLVDFISSGPVVAMVWEGEGVILSARKLIGATKPLEAEPGTIRGDLAIDIGRNIIHGSDGEDTAKFEIDLWFNDEELCEWETSDSKWRSEN, encoded by the coding sequence ATGACCAAAGAGAGAACCTTTATTGCAATTAAACCAGATGGAGTTCAAAGAGGATATGTTGCTGAGATTATTGGCAGATTTGAAAAAAAAGGATTTAAATTGGTTGGATTAAAGCAATTAATCCCTTCAAAAGATCTTGCTCAAAATCATTATGGTGTACATAGAGAAAGACCCTTTTTTGGTAATTTAGTAGACTTTATCTCAAGTGGTCCTGTTGTAGCAATGGTGTGGGAAGGCGAAGGAGTTATTTTGAGTGCTAGAAAACTAATAGGTGCAACAAAACCTCTTGAAGCAGAGCCTGGAACAATTAGAGGTGATTTAGCTATTGATATAGGGAGGAATATTATTCATGGTTCTGATGGAGAAGATACTGCAAAATTTGAAATTGATCTATGGTTTAACGATGAGGAATTATGTGAGTGGGAAACTTCTGATTCGAAATGGCGATCTGAAAATTAA